The genomic interval AGATAGTCTTCTCTTCATCTTTGGTGTTTTTGAGGAAAGAAGATGGCTGTGAAATGCCTTTGCCCTTTTCACCTTGCCTGTTGCCGTTATCTTAACCCGCTTCGCCAATCCCCGATGTGTTTTTATCTTCGGCATATCAGCCTCCTTTACAGGGGGGCAAAAATCATTACGATATTCCTACCGTCAAATCTTAATTTCTGCTCCATTGTCCCTGCATCTTTCATTGATTCGATAATCTTCTGGGCAAGTTTTTCCCCCATGTCTATGTGGAGTACTTCCCTGCCTTTAAACATGATGATCACCTTGACCTTATGCCCGTCGCTGAGGAACTCCTTCATATGTTTCATCTTGAACGTCAGGTCATGTTCCTCGATCTTAAGGCCCAGTTTCATCTCTTTGATCTGTATTACCGTCTGTTTTTTCTTTGCTTCATGTGCCTTTTTGGCGAGCTGATATTTGAACTTGCCATAATCCATGATCTTGCAAACCGGTGGATTTGTTTTCGGAGAAACCTCCACAAGGTCAAGTTCCTGTTCTTTCGCCATTCTGAGAGCTTCAACAG from Syntrophorhabdaceae bacterium carries:
- the rpmI gene encoding 50S ribosomal protein L35, whose translation is MPKIKTHRGLAKRVKITATGKVKRAKAFHSHLLSSKTPKMKRRLSKPDTVHPADLKRIKTLLPYS
- the infC gene encoding translation initiation factor IF-3 yields the protein MSPIGKDSKDININERIRVREVRLIDDSGKQLGVVATVEALRMAKEQELDLVEVSPKTNPPVCKIMDYGKFKYQLAKKAHEAKKKQTVIQIKEMKLGLKIEEHDLTFKMKHMKEFLSDGHKVKVIIMFKGREVLHIDMGEKLAQKIIESMKDAGTMEQKLRFDGRNIVMIFAPL